In Larimichthys crocea isolate SSNF chromosome VI, L_crocea_2.0, whole genome shotgun sequence, one genomic interval encodes:
- the eif4enif1 gene encoding eukaryotic translation initiation factor 4E transporter isoform X1 — protein sequence MENDACVEQKNGDAAVDQVKQPTVTAPFRYTKEELLEIKELPVSNERPECLSEKYDSEGVWDPEKWHASLYPTSERSSPVEGFKKDYADERVPLKRRIPDPRERLKEDDLDVVLSPQRRSFGGGCQGNAALAPHARRPISPLENKENESLRLGAARRIGSGRIIAARAFEREARAEKERERERDFKDKRFRRDFCDKRVFSERRRNDSYAEEEPEWFSGGPTSQSETIELIGFDDKILEDDKRRSKRSRKRAESLKEAVECNGGQAGEQDVGLQSSADQEVPHPDVLPEQSTGDFDFNEFFNLEKTMPGLASMIEDVLGEGPVSASRFSQWFSSNMSPSGSQSSSLRSTPHEELEKLAGLEPRCTSPGHGPVPYFTPIQSSDCKEKVDILELLHKAKIDLKPLLSTLTVNKARLRESTNCGAVLSLEEVEGGMKGMKLGSEPQVRKVPPPQRGNGTPFMAEHLEEALTGGPSARPHSRDSDMSAFNKLVSSMKASGTLPTHPKTNTNNQPSDPAVVSVSEAPVPAQQQKNIFQELLGGPARSGSPALLSNLLGSSEGPVTSAPLHGLLHKGPSPPLFPQRAPSPDYFNSRLQTSAGFPVGPQPMLPEQFADVHRSISPGSAAQQQMRALSMPVTQADLEALAFQQDLALHAHHSFQSGYKPPQDKSYRNRLQRTNRSPGPGPQPAGRNSPGNAVTSMLSPSFTPTSVIRKMYATKDKSRDEPSSRSETKEEAGGHSQEDGSSPNLYMEGMDGNAAQSGGVKVSSQTLPNKDQERLRPGSAGYHTPTMAPPGPASSFPRPIYPVPLLSHVPMGRPPPQLPPNVVQRMLAQGIQPQQLGPALVQAGIFPSHVDLAQLQGLPPALLGQPLYPLSATGHPLLPPRASTQMQLAVMQQQLQQQRPMHPGIPGPQSQSHGPHRTNGSQRHGGSPPLGLAKWFGTDVLEQPLPSMPAKVISVDELEFRP from the exons ATGGAGAACGATGCTTGTGTGGAGCAGAAGAATGGCGATGCTGCTGTCGACCAAGTCAAACAGCCAACAGTCACAGCTCCCTTCAGATACACAAAG GAGGAGCTTCTGGAAATAAAAGAACTGCCAGTCTCCAATGAAAGGCCAGAGTGTCTCTCTGAGAAATATGACAG TGAAGGTGTCTGGGACCCTGAGAAGTGGCACGCCTCACTGTATCCCACTTCAGAGCGTAGCTCTCCAGTGGAAGGTTTTAAGAAGGACTATGCAGATGAAAGAGTCCCTTTGAAACGAAGAATCCCAG ATCCTCGTGAGCGGTTAAAGGAGGATGATCTGGATGTCGTACTGAGCCCACAGCGACGCAGCTTTGGAGGCGGATGTCAAGGCAACGCTGCCCTTGCGCCCCACGCCCGTCGCCCTATCAGCCCCctggaaaataaagagaatGAGAGTCTCCGTCTAGGAGCCGCACGCAGAATTGGCAGTGGCCGCATAATTGCTGCTCGAGCGTTCGAAAGAGAAGCCCGTGCTGAGAAGGAGAGGGAACGTGAGAGAGACTTTAAGGATAAAAGATTCAGG AGAGATTTCTGTGACAAACGTGTGTTTAGTGAAAGGAGAAGGAACGACTCTTACGCAGAGGAGGAGCCAGAGTGGTTCTCCGGCGGACCCACCAGCCAGTCTGAGACGATTGAGCTCATTGGATTTGACGACAAAATCCTGGAAGATGATAAGCGCAGGTCCAAGCGGTCAAGGAAGCGGGCAGAGTCTTTAAAAGAAG CAGTGGAATGTAATGGTGGACAGGCTGGAGAGCAAGATGTGGGTTTGCAGTCTTCTGCCGATCAGGAGGTTCCACACCCTGATGTTCTGCCCGAACAATCAACTGGAGACTTCGACTTCAACGAATTCTTTAATCTGGAGAAGACGATGCCAGGACTGGCCTCT ATGATAGAGGACGTTTTGGGGGAGGGCCCCGTGTCGGCCAGCCGCTTCAGTCAGTGGTTCTCCAGTAACATGAGCCCCTCAGGCAGCCAGTCAAGCAGCCTGAGATCCACTCCCCATGAGGAGCTGGAAAAACTTGCAG GGCTGGAGCCACGTTGCACATCTCCTGGCCACGGGCCTGTCCCATACTTCACACCTATTCAATCATCGGACTGCAAGGAGAAGGTGGACATCTTGGAGTTGCTGCATAAGGCCAAAATAGACCTGAAGCCTCTTCTTTCTACCCTGACGGTCAACAAAGCTCGTCTACGGGAAAGCA CTAACTGTGGAGCGGTGCTCTCGCTGGAGGAAGtggaaggagggatgaaggggatGAAGCTGGGCTCAGAGCCACAGGTGCGAAAGGTGCCTCCTCCACAGAGGGGCAATGGCACGCCTTTCATGGCTGAACATTTAGAGGAGGCTTTAACCGGGGGCCCCAGCGCCCGTCCACATTCACGTGACTCGGACATGTCGGCCTTTAATAAACTGGTCAGCAGCATGAAGGCAAGTGGAACTCTGCCAACTCACCCCAAAACCAACACGAACAAT CAACCTTCAGATCCAGCTGTGGTGAGCGTGTCTGAGGCTCCAGTGCCTGCTCAGCAGCAGAAGAACATATTTCAG GAGCTCTTGGGAGGTCCTGCTCGTAGTGGCTCCCCTGCGCTACTCAGCAATCTGTTGGGAAGTTCTGAGGGTCCAGTGACCTCTGCCCCTCTCCATGGCCTACTACACAAGGGTCCGTCACCACCTCTCTTCCCACAGAGGGCACCCTCACCTGACTACTTCAACAGCCGGTTGCAAACCTCAGCAG GTTTTCCTGTTGGTCCTCAGCCCATGCTGCCAGAACAGTTTGCTGATGTGCACAGGTCCATCAGCCCTGGATCTGCTGCACAGCAACAG ATGAGGGCGCTCTCCATGCCAGTGACTCAGGCAGACCTTGAAGCTCTGGCATTCCAGCAGGACCTGGCTCTACATGCCCACCACTCATTCCAGTCTGGCTACAAGCCACCGCAGGACAAATCTTATCGAAAtag ACTGCAGCGTACAAATCGCTCCCCTGGTCCAGGCCCTCAGCCTGCTGGAAGGAACTCCCCAGGCAACGCTGTCACCAGCATG TTGTCCCCATCATTTACACCCACATCTGTGATTCGCAAAATGTACGCGACAAAAGATAAAAGCAGAGATGAACCATCGAGTCGTTCAGAGAcaaaggaggaggcaggaggtcACTCTCAAGAAG ATGGCAGCTCTCCAAATCTATACATGGAAGGGATGGACGGGAATGCTGCCCAGTCTGGGGGGGTGAAGGTCAGCTCGCAGACCTTGCCAAACAAGGACCAGGAGCGTCTAAGGCCTGGCTCCGCTGGATACCATACACCCACCATGGCACCTCCAGGACCTGCCTCGTCTTTCCCTCGTCCCATCTATCCGGTACCGCTGCTATCTCATGTACCTATGGGGCGTCCTCCTCCCCAGCTCCCCCCTAACGTGGTTCAGCGAATGCTAGCACAGGGTATCCAGCCCCAGCAGCTTGGACCTGCTCTTGTGCAAGCAG GTATATTTCCATCACACGTTGACCTTGCACAACTTCAAGGCTTGCCTCCTGCCCTGCTTGGACAACCGCTGTACCCTCTAAGTGCAACAGGGCATCCACTTCTACCTCCCAGAGCAAGTACTCAGATGCAGTTAGCAgtaatgcagcagcagcttcagcaacaGAGACCAA TGCATCCAGGCATCCCAGGCCCTCAGTCGCAGAGCCATGGCCCTCACCGGACAAACGGCTCCCAGCGACATGGGGGCAGTCCCCCTCTAGGCCTCGCCAAGTGGTTCGGCACAGATGTGCTAGAACAGCCACTCCCCTCCATGCCAGCCAAGGTCATAAGTGTAGATGAGTTGGAGTTCCGGccataa
- the eif4enif1 gene encoding eukaryotic translation initiation factor 4E transporter isoform X2: MENDACVEQKNGDAAVDQVKQPTVTAPFRYTKEELLEIKELPVSNERPECLSEKYDSEGVWDPEKWHASLYPTSERSSPVEGFKKDYADERVPLKRRIPDPRERLKEDDLDVVLSPQRRSFGGGCQGNAALAPHARRPISPLENKENESLRLGAARRIGSGRIIAARAFEREARAEKERERERDFKDKRFRRDFCDKRVFSERRRNDSYAEEEPEWFSGGPTSQSETIELIGFDDKILEDDKRRSKRSRKRAESLKEVECNGGQAGEQDVGLQSSADQEVPHPDVLPEQSTGDFDFNEFFNLEKTMPGLASMIEDVLGEGPVSASRFSQWFSSNMSPSGSQSSSLRSTPHEELEKLAGLEPRCTSPGHGPVPYFTPIQSSDCKEKVDILELLHKAKIDLKPLLSTLTVNKARLRESTNCGAVLSLEEVEGGMKGMKLGSEPQVRKVPPPQRGNGTPFMAEHLEEALTGGPSARPHSRDSDMSAFNKLVSSMKASGTLPTHPKTNTNNQPSDPAVVSVSEAPVPAQQQKNIFQELLGGPARSGSPALLSNLLGSSEGPVTSAPLHGLLHKGPSPPLFPQRAPSPDYFNSRLQTSAGFPVGPQPMLPEQFADVHRSISPGSAAQQQMRALSMPVTQADLEALAFQQDLALHAHHSFQSGYKPPQDKSYRNRLQRTNRSPGPGPQPAGRNSPGNAVTSMLSPSFTPTSVIRKMYATKDKSRDEPSSRSETKEEAGGHSQEDGSSPNLYMEGMDGNAAQSGGVKVSSQTLPNKDQERLRPGSAGYHTPTMAPPGPASSFPRPIYPVPLLSHVPMGRPPPQLPPNVVQRMLAQGIQPQQLGPALVQAGIFPSHVDLAQLQGLPPALLGQPLYPLSATGHPLLPPRASTQMQLAVMQQQLQQQRPMHPGIPGPQSQSHGPHRTNGSQRHGGSPPLGLAKWFGTDVLEQPLPSMPAKVISVDELEFRP, translated from the exons ATGGAGAACGATGCTTGTGTGGAGCAGAAGAATGGCGATGCTGCTGTCGACCAAGTCAAACAGCCAACAGTCACAGCTCCCTTCAGATACACAAAG GAGGAGCTTCTGGAAATAAAAGAACTGCCAGTCTCCAATGAAAGGCCAGAGTGTCTCTCTGAGAAATATGACAG TGAAGGTGTCTGGGACCCTGAGAAGTGGCACGCCTCACTGTATCCCACTTCAGAGCGTAGCTCTCCAGTGGAAGGTTTTAAGAAGGACTATGCAGATGAAAGAGTCCCTTTGAAACGAAGAATCCCAG ATCCTCGTGAGCGGTTAAAGGAGGATGATCTGGATGTCGTACTGAGCCCACAGCGACGCAGCTTTGGAGGCGGATGTCAAGGCAACGCTGCCCTTGCGCCCCACGCCCGTCGCCCTATCAGCCCCctggaaaataaagagaatGAGAGTCTCCGTCTAGGAGCCGCACGCAGAATTGGCAGTGGCCGCATAATTGCTGCTCGAGCGTTCGAAAGAGAAGCCCGTGCTGAGAAGGAGAGGGAACGTGAGAGAGACTTTAAGGATAAAAGATTCAGG AGAGATTTCTGTGACAAACGTGTGTTTAGTGAAAGGAGAAGGAACGACTCTTACGCAGAGGAGGAGCCAGAGTGGTTCTCCGGCGGACCCACCAGCCAGTCTGAGACGATTGAGCTCATTGGATTTGACGACAAAATCCTGGAAGATGATAAGCGCAGGTCCAAGCGGTCAAGGAAGCGGGCAGAGTCTTTAAAAGAAG TGGAATGTAATGGTGGACAGGCTGGAGAGCAAGATGTGGGTTTGCAGTCTTCTGCCGATCAGGAGGTTCCACACCCTGATGTTCTGCCCGAACAATCAACTGGAGACTTCGACTTCAACGAATTCTTTAATCTGGAGAAGACGATGCCAGGACTGGCCTCT ATGATAGAGGACGTTTTGGGGGAGGGCCCCGTGTCGGCCAGCCGCTTCAGTCAGTGGTTCTCCAGTAACATGAGCCCCTCAGGCAGCCAGTCAAGCAGCCTGAGATCCACTCCCCATGAGGAGCTGGAAAAACTTGCAG GGCTGGAGCCACGTTGCACATCTCCTGGCCACGGGCCTGTCCCATACTTCACACCTATTCAATCATCGGACTGCAAGGAGAAGGTGGACATCTTGGAGTTGCTGCATAAGGCCAAAATAGACCTGAAGCCTCTTCTTTCTACCCTGACGGTCAACAAAGCTCGTCTACGGGAAAGCA CTAACTGTGGAGCGGTGCTCTCGCTGGAGGAAGtggaaggagggatgaaggggatGAAGCTGGGCTCAGAGCCACAGGTGCGAAAGGTGCCTCCTCCACAGAGGGGCAATGGCACGCCTTTCATGGCTGAACATTTAGAGGAGGCTTTAACCGGGGGCCCCAGCGCCCGTCCACATTCACGTGACTCGGACATGTCGGCCTTTAATAAACTGGTCAGCAGCATGAAGGCAAGTGGAACTCTGCCAACTCACCCCAAAACCAACACGAACAAT CAACCTTCAGATCCAGCTGTGGTGAGCGTGTCTGAGGCTCCAGTGCCTGCTCAGCAGCAGAAGAACATATTTCAG GAGCTCTTGGGAGGTCCTGCTCGTAGTGGCTCCCCTGCGCTACTCAGCAATCTGTTGGGAAGTTCTGAGGGTCCAGTGACCTCTGCCCCTCTCCATGGCCTACTACACAAGGGTCCGTCACCACCTCTCTTCCCACAGAGGGCACCCTCACCTGACTACTTCAACAGCCGGTTGCAAACCTCAGCAG GTTTTCCTGTTGGTCCTCAGCCCATGCTGCCAGAACAGTTTGCTGATGTGCACAGGTCCATCAGCCCTGGATCTGCTGCACAGCAACAG ATGAGGGCGCTCTCCATGCCAGTGACTCAGGCAGACCTTGAAGCTCTGGCATTCCAGCAGGACCTGGCTCTACATGCCCACCACTCATTCCAGTCTGGCTACAAGCCACCGCAGGACAAATCTTATCGAAAtag ACTGCAGCGTACAAATCGCTCCCCTGGTCCAGGCCCTCAGCCTGCTGGAAGGAACTCCCCAGGCAACGCTGTCACCAGCATG TTGTCCCCATCATTTACACCCACATCTGTGATTCGCAAAATGTACGCGACAAAAGATAAAAGCAGAGATGAACCATCGAGTCGTTCAGAGAcaaaggaggaggcaggaggtcACTCTCAAGAAG ATGGCAGCTCTCCAAATCTATACATGGAAGGGATGGACGGGAATGCTGCCCAGTCTGGGGGGGTGAAGGTCAGCTCGCAGACCTTGCCAAACAAGGACCAGGAGCGTCTAAGGCCTGGCTCCGCTGGATACCATACACCCACCATGGCACCTCCAGGACCTGCCTCGTCTTTCCCTCGTCCCATCTATCCGGTACCGCTGCTATCTCATGTACCTATGGGGCGTCCTCCTCCCCAGCTCCCCCCTAACGTGGTTCAGCGAATGCTAGCACAGGGTATCCAGCCCCAGCAGCTTGGACCTGCTCTTGTGCAAGCAG GTATATTTCCATCACACGTTGACCTTGCACAACTTCAAGGCTTGCCTCCTGCCCTGCTTGGACAACCGCTGTACCCTCTAAGTGCAACAGGGCATCCACTTCTACCTCCCAGAGCAAGTACTCAGATGCAGTTAGCAgtaatgcagcagcagcttcagcaacaGAGACCAA TGCATCCAGGCATCCCAGGCCCTCAGTCGCAGAGCCATGGCCCTCACCGGACAAACGGCTCCCAGCGACATGGGGGCAGTCCCCCTCTAGGCCTCGCCAAGTGGTTCGGCACAGATGTGCTAGAACAGCCACTCCCCTCCATGCCAGCCAAGGTCATAAGTGTAGATGAGTTGGAGTTCCGGccataa